From the genome of Homalodisca vitripennis isolate AUS2020 chromosome 8, UT_GWSS_2.1, whole genome shotgun sequence, one region includes:
- the LOC124367352 gene encoding uncharacterized protein LOC124367352 isoform X2, whose product MYKSVRDTLQAFSKRQLTNLNYSIVERLRSKNSKISVSFKPDRSQRSKRLKKVSQVFKKRKTTRIHDIFLDRLVNPIVGVFVPSIEGVDQISKLSDFRTHHGFLEKIEETETENNLEYTEGNPKTFNMNRALDGEQCILSPYGFVTTENKITKQADRKWFSKKRKPAYKNLNVSSNIKESNKSSLIGLVLEKIIYNKIDNLIPGVKNEQMLDLYDFRVQKENHLQDDVVEVAQIKKLGEQASALATVNSNKTNVLENNINITLGHSLNPTSSKVIVKAPEILSVDTTQTASPSANETNVNKATNQSQDFTESSRKTDTFKPTAIANSKETSAGVDLSSISKDTKENITSQNDKQKPKDTIVQNPKRSSAKMASPEGSRAETIAKTNPTNKNNKSKLIVSDNKKNLNEVQNINKTNKTESSSSSISCDRNRSQTIAVGRKELDTSPNIEVKKPLPITSSNLDSRQKPTETTNSNIVNPEHLAVPNKQNVKKIGRRIKRDKQIVSRINMSNKSSSFVKHHVKEKVLKTKKLKADLSKGQDIKQNLKQPKNLEQPAVVSVNSNVDTSGGTEEVPEVNIESTLKLDPNMKTSSRIVESNDSDALKLNNEEDKKPDVQQVNSLTAGAKSAVPEDNIKTVFVSFNTSDDEAQFIEREQLVGNSIKSELINLNMVIESENKRKPDDKEKVKVVEKENVDKKKPVSKASFLAEKAKLRPWRRRKGSIRSKNSKPKLDANVTDAVESNISEKLPKATKSPVLKDSQIQSLNENDKNVDLESHNLSVNKTQSSDAKDLTFKSNLGAPKENRSKKLNKEEFHPNEIHKNALTSKNRNNDINEKYKLVQKARIKSREEIKAQEKSKVKPTNTNIKDVAPKQINKNLNEELKSNVVKPLNKKEFVKLNSPVKMSENKIKRPATTKEQDRRKSDYNDEKPRSVSIKNNTGKDLNINPINKKEIASETFLKGKTKKEQELKQKTLTNQTVNHLTITSQTQNVKNKQTKSKSSDSPKKRENLVIDKINNPQVTMKNKRKPENAKVTSAESHNRTFTPRSSKSIESIRPPLNVPKNQKVQNSFNNSNQKAISTSTNSKMPSMPMKALREELKPTARDVSTADKSATINQKGFANNKSVNETALAVSSKSNKRTSNQILQNLVKRK is encoded by the exons ATGTATAAATCTGTTCGTGACACGTTGCAGGCATTTTCGAAACGCCAACTGACCAACCTAAATTATTCGATCGTCGAACGACTGCGAtccaaaaacagtaaaattagtgTTTCATTTAAACCCGACAGAAGTCAAAGGAGTAAGCGTTTGAAAAAAGTTTCTCAAGTGTTCAAGAAAAGGAAAACAACACGCATACACGATATATTTTTGGACAGATTAGTAAATCCGATTGTAGGAGTGTTTGTCCCTAGCATCGAGGGAGTGGATCAGATTTCGAAGCTAAGCGATTTCAGAACCCACCATGGATTTTTGGAGAAAATTGAAGAAACTGAAACTGAAAATAATCTTGAATACACAGAGGGGAATCCTAAAACATTCAATATGAACAGGGCACTAGATGGTGAACAATGTATATTAAGTCCGTATGGTTTTGTGACCActgaaaataaaatcaccaaaCAGGCTGATCGAAAATGGTTCAGTAAAAAGAGGAAACCTGCCTACAAGAATTTAAATGTGTCTAGTAACATAAAAGAATCGAATAAATCTTCATTGATTggtttagttttagaaaaaattatttacaataaaatagataaCCTTATTCCAGGcgtaaaaaatgaacaaatgttGGATTTGTATGATTTTAGAGTTCAGAAAGAGAACCACCTCCAAGATGATGTTGTTGAAGTagcacaaattaaaaaattaggagAGCAAGCGTCAGCATTAGCGACTGTCAATTCGAACAAAACAAATGTACTTgagaacaatataaatataaccttAGGTCACAGTTTAAACCCTACGAGCTCCAAAGTAATTGTCAAAGCTCCTGAAATACTTTCCGTTGATACTACTCAGACCGCTAGCCCTTCTGCTAATGAGACAAACGTAAATAAAGCAACCAATCAAAGTCAAGATTTTACAGAAAGCTCGAGAAAAACAGACACATTCAAACCAACAGCTATTG CAAACAGTAAAGAAACATCTGCGGGTGTAGACTTGTCTTCAATATCCAAAGACACAAAAGAGAATATAACTAGCCAAAATGACAAACAAAAGCCTAAAGATACTATAGTACAAAATCCCAAGAGGAGTTCAGCTAAAATGGCGAGTCCTGAAGGTAGCAGAGCAGAAACCATTGCAAAAACAAATCcgacaaataaaaacaataaatcgaAATTAATAGTCAGTGAcaataaaaagaatttgaatgaggtgcaaaatataaataagacaaaCAAGACTGAGAGCTCTTCTTCAAGCATATCATGCGATCGTAATCGTTCACAAACGATTGCTGTAGGGAGAAAGGAGCTCGACACATCACCTAATATTGAAGTCAAGAAACCCCTTCCAATTACTTCATCTAATCTTGATTCTCGGCAAAAACCTACTGAAACTACAAACAGCAACATTGTCAATCCAGAACATTTAGCTGTTccaaataaacaaaatgtcaaaaaaatagGTAGAAGAATTAAAAGGGACAAACAAATCGTAAGTCGcataaatatgtcaaataaatcCTCATCGTTTGTAAAGCATCATGTGAAGGAAAAggttttaaagacaaaaaaattgaAGGCTGATTTGAGTAAAGGCCAAGATATTAAACAGAACTTAAAACAGCCAAAAAACCTTGAACAACCAGCTGTAGTGTCTGTAAATTCTAACGTAGATACGAGTGGAGGTACTGAAGAAGTTCCTGAAGTTAATATTGAGAGTACTTTAAAATTAGATCCTAATATGAAAACTTCTTCACGTATTGTCGAATCAAATGATAGTGATGCCTTAAAACTGAATAACGAAGAAGACAAGAAACCAGATGTCCAACAAGTAAACAGTCTGACTGCTGGTGCTAAGTCAGCAGTTCCTGAAGATAATATCAAGACTGTCTTCGTCTCTTTCAACACATCTGATGATGAAGCGCAATTCATTGAGAGGGAACAACTCGTTGGGAATAGTATAAAAAGTGAACTTATTAACCTCAATATGGTAATAGAgtctgaaaataaaagaaaacctgATGATAAAGAAAAAGTTAAAGTCGTGGAAAAAGAAAATGTTGATAAGAAAAAACCTGTTAGCAAAGCTAGCTTCCTCGCAGAAAAGGCTAAGTTGAGACCTTGGAGAAGAAGAAAAGGTTCAATAAGAAGCAAGAATAGTAAGCCTAAACTTGATGCAAATGTGACTGATGCTGTTGAGTCAAACATATCCGAAAAACTTCCGAAAGCCACGAAGAGTCCGGTGTTAAAAGATTCACAGATAcaaagtttaaatgaaaatgatAAGAATGTTGATTTGGAATCCCACAACCTATCCGTAAATAAAACTCAAAGTTCCGACGCTAaagatttaacttttaaaagcaaTTTAGGTGCTCCTAAGGAAAATcgtagtaaaaaattaaataaagaagaatTTCATCCAAACGAAATCCACAAAAATGCATTAActtcaaaaaacagaaataacgatattaatgaaaaatataaattggtgCAAAAAGCTCGTATAAAATCTAGAGAAGAAATTAAAGCGCAAGAAAAGTCTAAAGTTAAGCCAACAAATACTAATATAAAGGATGTGGCCCCAAAACAgatcaataaaaacttaaatgaagAACTTAAATCGAATGTTGTTAAGCCACTTAATAAAAAGGAGTTTGTAAAGTTAAACTCTCCAGTAAAAatgagtgaaaataaaattaaaaggccGGCTACAACAAAGGAACAAGATAGACGTAAAAGTGATTACAATGACGAAAAGCCACGtagtgtttcaataaaaaataacacaggaaaggatttaaatattaacccAATAAATAAGAAGGAAATTGCGAGTGAAACATTCCTAAAAGGAAAAACGAAAAAGGAGCAAGAATTAAAGCAAAAAACATTAACCAACCAAACTGTAAATCATTTAACAATAACCAGCCAAACCCagaatgtaaaaaacaaacaaactaagAGCAAAAGTTCAGATTCCCCTAAGAAAAGAGAAAATCTTGTgatagataaaataaacaatccACAAGTTACTATGAAAAATAAGCGAAAACCAGAAAATGCTAAAGTCACTTCTGCTGAATCCCATAATAGAACATTTACACCGAGAAGTTCAAAATCTATAGAATCAATTCGTCCTCCTCTAAATGTGCCTAAGAATCAGAAAGTTCAAAACAGTTTCAATAACTCAAACCAGAAAGCTATTTCAACTAGTACAAATTCAAAAATGCCTTCTATGCCAATGAAAGCCTTGCGAGAAGAATTGAAACCAACCGCCAGAGACGTTAGTACAGCAGACAAAAGTGCAACTATTAATCAAAAAGGTTTCGCAAATAACAAATCAGTAAACGAAACAGCTTTGGCAGTAAGTTCGAAATCAAACAAGCGGACTAGTAATCAAATCCTACAGAATTTGGTAAAAAGAAAGTAA
- the LOC124367352 gene encoding putative mediator of RNA polymerase II transcription subunit 26 isoform X1 produces MYKSVRDTLQAFSKRQLTNLNYSIVERLRSKNSKISVSFKPDRSQRSKRLKKVSQVFKKRKTTRIHDIFLDRLVNPIVGVFVPSIEGVDQISKLSDFRTHHGFLEKIEETETENNLEYTEGNPKTFNMNRALDGEQCILSPYGFVTTENKITKQADRKWFSKKRKPAYKNLNVSSNIKESNKSSLIGLVLEKIIYNKIDNLIPGVKNEQMLDLYDFRVQKENHLQDDVVEVAQIKKLGEQASALATVNSNKTNVLENNINITLGHSLNPTSSKVIVKAPEILSVDTTQTASPSANETNVNKATNQSQDFTESSRKTDTFKPTAIANNKETSASKPTSITNSKETSAGVDLSSISKDTKENITSQNDKQKPKDTIVQNPKRSSAKMASPEGSRAETIAKTNPTNKNNKSKLIVSDNKKNLNEVQNINKTNKTESSSSSISCDRNRSQTIAVGRKELDTSPNIEVKKPLPITSSNLDSRQKPTETTNSNIVNPEHLAVPNKQNVKKIGRRIKRDKQIVSRINMSNKSSSFVKHHVKEKVLKTKKLKADLSKGQDIKQNLKQPKNLEQPAVVSVNSNVDTSGGTEEVPEVNIESTLKLDPNMKTSSRIVESNDSDALKLNNEEDKKPDVQQVNSLTAGAKSAVPEDNIKTVFVSFNTSDDEAQFIEREQLVGNSIKSELINLNMVIESENKRKPDDKEKVKVVEKENVDKKKPVSKASFLAEKAKLRPWRRRKGSIRSKNSKPKLDANVTDAVESNISEKLPKATKSPVLKDSQIQSLNENDKNVDLESHNLSVNKTQSSDAKDLTFKSNLGAPKENRSKKLNKEEFHPNEIHKNALTSKNRNNDINEKYKLVQKARIKSREEIKAQEKSKVKPTNTNIKDVAPKQINKNLNEELKSNVVKPLNKKEFVKLNSPVKMSENKIKRPATTKEQDRRKSDYNDEKPRSVSIKNNTGKDLNINPINKKEIASETFLKGKTKKEQELKQKTLTNQTVNHLTITSQTQNVKNKQTKSKSSDSPKKRENLVIDKINNPQVTMKNKRKPENAKVTSAESHNRTFTPRSSKSIESIRPPLNVPKNQKVQNSFNNSNQKAISTSTNSKMPSMPMKALREELKPTARDVSTADKSATINQKGFANNKSVNETALAVSSKSNKRTSNQILQNLVKRK; encoded by the coding sequence ATGTATAAATCTGTTCGTGACACGTTGCAGGCATTTTCGAAACGCCAACTGACCAACCTAAATTATTCGATCGTCGAACGACTGCGAtccaaaaacagtaaaattagtgTTTCATTTAAACCCGACAGAAGTCAAAGGAGTAAGCGTTTGAAAAAAGTTTCTCAAGTGTTCAAGAAAAGGAAAACAACACGCATACACGATATATTTTTGGACAGATTAGTAAATCCGATTGTAGGAGTGTTTGTCCCTAGCATCGAGGGAGTGGATCAGATTTCGAAGCTAAGCGATTTCAGAACCCACCATGGATTTTTGGAGAAAATTGAAGAAACTGAAACTGAAAATAATCTTGAATACACAGAGGGGAATCCTAAAACATTCAATATGAACAGGGCACTAGATGGTGAACAATGTATATTAAGTCCGTATGGTTTTGTGACCActgaaaataaaatcaccaaaCAGGCTGATCGAAAATGGTTCAGTAAAAAGAGGAAACCTGCCTACAAGAATTTAAATGTGTCTAGTAACATAAAAGAATCGAATAAATCTTCATTGATTggtttagttttagaaaaaattatttacaataaaatagataaCCTTATTCCAGGcgtaaaaaatgaacaaatgttGGATTTGTATGATTTTAGAGTTCAGAAAGAGAACCACCTCCAAGATGATGTTGTTGAAGTagcacaaattaaaaaattaggagAGCAAGCGTCAGCATTAGCGACTGTCAATTCGAACAAAACAAATGTACTTgagaacaatataaatataaccttAGGTCACAGTTTAAACCCTACGAGCTCCAAAGTAATTGTCAAAGCTCCTGAAATACTTTCCGTTGATACTACTCAGACCGCTAGCCCTTCTGCTAATGAGACAAACGTAAATAAAGCAACCAATCAAAGTCAAGATTTTACAGAAAGCTCGAGAAAAACAGACACATTCAAACCAACAGCTATTGCAAACAATAAAGAAACATCTGCGTCCAAACCAACAAGTATTACAAACAGTAAAGAAACATCTGCGGGTGTAGACTTGTCTTCAATATCCAAAGACACAAAAGAGAATATAACTAGCCAAAATGACAAACAAAAGCCTAAAGATACTATAGTACAAAATCCCAAGAGGAGTTCAGCTAAAATGGCGAGTCCTGAAGGTAGCAGAGCAGAAACCATTGCAAAAACAAATCcgacaaataaaaacaataaatcgaAATTAATAGTCAGTGAcaataaaaagaatttgaatgaggtgcaaaatataaataagacaaaCAAGACTGAGAGCTCTTCTTCAAGCATATCATGCGATCGTAATCGTTCACAAACGATTGCTGTAGGGAGAAAGGAGCTCGACACATCACCTAATATTGAAGTCAAGAAACCCCTTCCAATTACTTCATCTAATCTTGATTCTCGGCAAAAACCTACTGAAACTACAAACAGCAACATTGTCAATCCAGAACATTTAGCTGTTccaaataaacaaaatgtcaaaaaaatagGTAGAAGAATTAAAAGGGACAAACAAATCGTAAGTCGcataaatatgtcaaataaatcCTCATCGTTTGTAAAGCATCATGTGAAGGAAAAggttttaaagacaaaaaaattgaAGGCTGATTTGAGTAAAGGCCAAGATATTAAACAGAACTTAAAACAGCCAAAAAACCTTGAACAACCAGCTGTAGTGTCTGTAAATTCTAACGTAGATACGAGTGGAGGTACTGAAGAAGTTCCTGAAGTTAATATTGAGAGTACTTTAAAATTAGATCCTAATATGAAAACTTCTTCACGTATTGTCGAATCAAATGATAGTGATGCCTTAAAACTGAATAACGAAGAAGACAAGAAACCAGATGTCCAACAAGTAAACAGTCTGACTGCTGGTGCTAAGTCAGCAGTTCCTGAAGATAATATCAAGACTGTCTTCGTCTCTTTCAACACATCTGATGATGAAGCGCAATTCATTGAGAGGGAACAACTCGTTGGGAATAGTATAAAAAGTGAACTTATTAACCTCAATATGGTAATAGAgtctgaaaataaaagaaaacctgATGATAAAGAAAAAGTTAAAGTCGTGGAAAAAGAAAATGTTGATAAGAAAAAACCTGTTAGCAAAGCTAGCTTCCTCGCAGAAAAGGCTAAGTTGAGACCTTGGAGAAGAAGAAAAGGTTCAATAAGAAGCAAGAATAGTAAGCCTAAACTTGATGCAAATGTGACTGATGCTGTTGAGTCAAACATATCCGAAAAACTTCCGAAAGCCACGAAGAGTCCGGTGTTAAAAGATTCACAGATAcaaagtttaaatgaaaatgatAAGAATGTTGATTTGGAATCCCACAACCTATCCGTAAATAAAACTCAAAGTTCCGACGCTAaagatttaacttttaaaagcaaTTTAGGTGCTCCTAAGGAAAATcgtagtaaaaaattaaataaagaagaatTTCATCCAAACGAAATCCACAAAAATGCATTAActtcaaaaaacagaaataacgatattaatgaaaaatataaattggtgCAAAAAGCTCGTATAAAATCTAGAGAAGAAATTAAAGCGCAAGAAAAGTCTAAAGTTAAGCCAACAAATACTAATATAAAGGATGTGGCCCCAAAACAgatcaataaaaacttaaatgaagAACTTAAATCGAATGTTGTTAAGCCACTTAATAAAAAGGAGTTTGTAAAGTTAAACTCTCCAGTAAAAatgagtgaaaataaaattaaaaggccGGCTACAACAAAGGAACAAGATAGACGTAAAAGTGATTACAATGACGAAAAGCCACGtagtgtttcaataaaaaataacacaggaaaggatttaaatattaacccAATAAATAAGAAGGAAATTGCGAGTGAAACATTCCTAAAAGGAAAAACGAAAAAGGAGCAAGAATTAAAGCAAAAAACATTAACCAACCAAACTGTAAATCATTTAACAATAACCAGCCAAACCCagaatgtaaaaaacaaacaaactaagAGCAAAAGTTCAGATTCCCCTAAGAAAAGAGAAAATCTTGTgatagataaaataaacaatccACAAGTTACTATGAAAAATAAGCGAAAACCAGAAAATGCTAAAGTCACTTCTGCTGAATCCCATAATAGAACATTTACACCGAGAAGTTCAAAATCTATAGAATCAATTCGTCCTCCTCTAAATGTGCCTAAGAATCAGAAAGTTCAAAACAGTTTCAATAACTCAAACCAGAAAGCTATTTCAACTAGTACAAATTCAAAAATGCCTTCTATGCCAATGAAAGCCTTGCGAGAAGAATTGAAACCAACCGCCAGAGACGTTAGTACAGCAGACAAAAGTGCAACTATTAATCAAAAAGGTTTCGCAAATAACAAATCAGTAAACGAAACAGCTTTGGCAGTAAGTTCGAAATCAAACAAGCGGACTAGTAATCAAATCCTACAGAATTTGGTAAAAAGAAAGTAA